The following proteins are co-located in the Heliorestis convoluta genome:
- a CDS encoding CaiB/BaiF CoA transferase family protein, translating into MLQGIKVLDLSRLYPGPMASWLLADMGAEVIKVEDPQQGDYFREMGPSFDGMSTYYRSINGNKKSVILDLKQDQDRETFYTLVRQSQVLLESFRPGVASRLKVGYEDLKPLQPSLVYCSLSAYGQESPLKNRPAHDLNVVALSGILHLMGLQDKPIPVPPIQLADVTSAYYAVIAILGGVLNQARTGQGSYVDVSMLDSLYNWLAIHIASEEKPLRREDMELSGNLVCYNIYETKEGRHIAFAPLEPKFWKNFCRAIHREDLLSQHMERAEPGNSTYETVKAIFRSKTLEEWRPLLEEYDACWEPVLTPEEALNTAHIQQRNLLLQRGKGFTELAFPLKASTLSSKPRREAPRAGQDQEEVVGGLIQLCLRSEVT; encoded by the coding sequence TTGCTACAAGGTATCAAAGTTCTAGATTTATCTCGTCTCTATCCTGGGCCTATGGCCAGTTGGTTGCTTGCCGATATGGGGGCTGAAGTTATTAAAGTGGAAGACCCTCAACAAGGCGACTATTTCCGCGAGATGGGCCCCTCTTTCGATGGCATGAGCACCTACTACCGCAGTATCAATGGTAATAAAAAAAGCGTCATCTTAGACTTAAAACAAGATCAAGATCGAGAAACTTTTTATACCCTCGTTCGTCAATCACAGGTCTTATTGGAAAGCTTTCGCCCCGGTGTGGCTTCAAGGCTGAAAGTAGGGTATGAAGATCTAAAACCTTTACAACCCAGTCTTGTCTACTGCTCCCTCAGTGCTTACGGTCAAGAAAGTCCTCTCAAAAACCGTCCAGCCCATGATTTGAACGTGGTCGCATTATCAGGTATTTTACATCTGATGGGTCTTCAAGATAAGCCGATCCCAGTGCCACCGATTCAATTGGCTGATGTTACATCTGCCTATTATGCAGTAATTGCGATTCTTGGGGGGGTGTTGAACCAAGCGCGAACAGGGCAAGGGTCTTATGTTGATGTATCCATGCTAGACAGCTTATACAACTGGTTAGCCATTCACATAGCCAGCGAAGAAAAACCTTTACGGCGAGAAGATATGGAGTTATCGGGCAACTTGGTCTGTTACAATATATATGAAACGAAAGAGGGTCGCCACATAGCTTTTGCGCCTTTGGAGCCTAAGTTTTGGAAGAATTTTTGTCGAGCGATTCATCGCGAAGACTTGCTATCACAACATATGGAACGGGCCGAACCGGGCAATAGCACCTATGAAACAGTAAAAGCAATTTTTCGCTCTAAGACGTTAGAAGAATGGCGACCTCTTTTGGAAGAATATGATGCTTGTTGGGAGCCTGTTCTAACGCCCGAAGAAGCTTTGAACACAGCTCACATTCAACAACGCAATTTACTTTTACAACGAGGAAAAGGATTTACAGAACTTGCCTTTCCTCTGAAAGCATCAACCTTGTCTTCAAAGCCTCGCCGGGAAGCGCCCCGAGCAGGTCAAGATCAGGAAGAGGTTGTTGGGGGTCTTATTCAACTGTGCCTAAGGAGCGAGGTGACATAG
- a CDS encoding class I SAM-dependent methyltransferase, with amino-acid sequence MTLSKSKSNRIHEAETMTIQYYEEHGEAFYDATVHADLSALYKPFLASLPSQSHILDAGSGSGRDSRFFLDQGYEVTSIDASKAMVEKTTVLTGREALHLRFDQIEFENIFDGIWACASLLHVPPTAIDDVLYRLTRALREGGIMYCSFKYGEGTEYRGGRFFANYNERTWQEVLSRQKENPLKLLQLWKTQDVRPGRDEEWWLNCLVER; translated from the coding sequence TTGACTTTATCAAAATCTAAATCTAATAGGATTCATGAAGCTGAAACTATGACGATTCAGTACTACGAAGAGCACGGCGAGGCTTTTTATGATGCAACTGTCCATGCTGATCTTTCTGCTCTGTACAAGCCTTTCTTGGCATCGCTACCGTCACAAAGCCATATTCTCGATGCTGGATCAGGCTCTGGTCGCGATAGTCGTTTTTTTCTCGATCAAGGCTATGAGGTAACTTCGATAGATGCTTCGAAAGCGATGGTTGAAAAAACGACTGTTTTAACGGGTAGAGAAGCTTTGCATTTACGCTTTGACCAGATTGAATTTGAAAATATTTTTGATGGCATCTGGGCTTGTGCTTCTTTGCTTCATGTTCCACCTACGGCCATAGACGATGTTCTTTATCGCTTGACAAGAGCTTTGAGAGAAGGCGGTATTATGTATTGTTCTTTTAAGTATGGTGAAGGAACAGAATATCGAGGGGGTCGCTTTTTTGCCAATTATAATGAAAGAACCTGGCAAGAGGTTCTTTCAAGGCAGAAGGAGAATCCGTTAAAACTTCTTCAATTATGGAAGACCCAAGATGTGCGTCCTGGTCGGGATGAAGAGTGGTGGTTGAATTGTTTGGTGGAGCGATGA
- a CDS encoding methylated-DNA--[protein]-cysteine S-methyltransferase, translated as MGQFTIFHKQCFSIDKWGFIACSWSKGGLWALTLPQETEAEAKISLQKLRKIPIEVAVAAEAEVEEKITHWLKEYLQKGIRNDFPIDFDWTGFPLFYKTVLIEVAKIEAGKTKTYSELAAQVGNAKAVRAIGGALRRNPFPLMIPCHRILAQKGIGGFAGVENRVTLKHRLLQLEGIKL; from the coding sequence GTGGGTCAATTTACTATTTTTCATAAACAATGTTTCAGTATAGATAAGTGGGGCTTTATTGCTTGCTCTTGGTCTAAAGGGGGCTTATGGGCTCTTACCCTGCCCCAGGAAACAGAAGCGGAAGCGAAGATTTCTTTGCAAAAGCTTCGCAAAATTCCTATAGAAGTCGCAGTTGCAGCAGAAGCTGAAGTTGAAGAAAAAATTACTCATTGGTTGAAAGAGTATCTCCAAAAAGGGATTCGAAATGATTTTCCTATAGATTTCGACTGGACTGGCTTTCCCCTTTTTTATAAAACTGTACTTATAGAGGTCGCTAAAATCGAAGCGGGAAAAACCAAGACATACAGTGAGTTGGCTGCACAAGTTGGCAACGCGAAAGCAGTACGAGCCATTGGTGGTGCTTTGCGAAGAAACCCCTTCCCCTTAATGATTCCTTGTCATCGTATTCTTGCGCAAAAAGGTATTGGCGGTTTCGCTGGCGTTGAGAACAGGGTAACGTTGAAGCATAGGCTTTTGCAGCTTGAGGGTATAAAACTGTAG
- a CDS encoding oxidoreductase: MSKTALIAGATGLVGQELLQILLQGTQYEKIYAIGRRPLEIEHPKLRSIVCDFEKLDQVKEYFAVQDLFICLGTTIKKAKTKEAMYRVDVDYPLTIARLALEQGARHFLIISSTNANANSFFWYPRMKGILEEELQKIPYPSMSILQPALLLGDRKEFRLGEHVASILCSRVLSKQSPLRRKLAVEAHTVALAMCNIAQLNKKGIATYSNDQIIKIAKIESP, encoded by the coding sequence ATGTCAAAAACAGCATTGATTGCAGGTGCTACGGGATTGGTAGGTCAGGAATTACTTCAGATTCTGCTTCAAGGAACCCAGTATGAAAAGATTTATGCAATCGGTAGAAGACCCTTAGAAATAGAACACCCAAAGCTAAGGTCGATTGTCTGTGACTTTGAAAAGCTAGACCAGGTTAAAGAATATTTTGCCGTACAGGACCTTTTTATTTGCTTAGGAACGACGATTAAGAAGGCAAAAACAAAAGAAGCGATGTATAGAGTAGATGTAGACTATCCTCTAACCATCGCTCGATTGGCCTTAGAACAAGGTGCAAGGCACTTTTTGATTATAAGCTCCACGAACGCCAACGCCAATTCTTTCTTTTGGTATCCTAGAATGAAAGGAATCTTAGAAGAAGAGTTACAAAAGATTCCTTATCCAAGTATGTCCATCCTTCAACCTGCTCTATTATTAGGAGACCGTAAAGAATTTAGGTTGGGCGAGCACGTTGCGAGTATTCTATGTAGTCGGGTGTTGTCAAAGCAAAGCCCATTACGAAGAAAGCTTGCCGTAGAAGCCCATACAGTCGCATTAGCGATGTGTAACATTGCACAACTGAATAAAAAAGGGATTGCGACTTATTCGAATGATCAGATTATAAAAATAGCAAAGATAGAAAGTCCCTAA
- a CDS encoding pirin family protein yields the protein MSPIRTVKKVVTGQNAVDGAGVKLVRVFGKQDTQDFDPFLMLDAFDSVNPDDYTKGFPWHPHRGIETVTYLVHGEIEHSDSLGNRGTILDGQCQWMTAGSGIIHQEMPKPCPRMLGVQLWLNLPAKDKMAAPTYRGISAEEIPAIDVGNGTVRVIAGSYQGQAGAVAGDYVKTLFLDVEVDPLTEWSLETDPEATLFVYILQGEGSFGPTDDASYAEKHALLFQEGTSFRVKASEQGLRFLLLSAKPLGEPIAWGGPIVMNTREELDKAFKELEENRFIQ from the coding sequence ATGAGTCCTATTCGTACCGTTAAAAAAGTTGTTACTGGACAAAATGCAGTAGATGGTGCAGGGGTAAAGTTGGTTAGAGTTTTTGGGAAGCAGGATACGCAAGATTTTGATCCCTTTCTGATGCTAGATGCTTTTGATTCTGTCAATCCCGATGATTATACGAAAGGCTTTCCTTGGCATCCTCATCGTGGGATAGAAACGGTTACCTATCTCGTCCATGGAGAAATAGAGCACAGTGATAGCCTGGGCAATCGAGGTACAATCTTAGATGGTCAATGTCAATGGATGACGGCAGGTTCGGGGATCATTCACCAAGAAATGCCAAAGCCTTGTCCTAGAATGCTAGGTGTACAATTGTGGCTCAATTTGCCTGCAAAAGATAAGATGGCTGCACCAACCTATAGAGGTATATCCGCAGAAGAGATTCCAGCGATTGATGTTGGCAATGGAACAGTGCGTGTAATTGCTGGTTCCTACCAAGGACAAGCCGGTGCCGTGGCAGGAGATTATGTGAAAACGCTCTTCCTAGATGTAGAGGTAGACCCTCTTACAGAGTGGTCATTGGAGACGGACCCTGAGGCTACCTTATTTGTGTATATTCTGCAGGGTGAAGGTTCTTTTGGTCCTACCGACGATGCCTCCTATGCAGAAAAGCATGCCCTGCTGTTTCAGGAGGGCACTTCCTTCAGAGTAAAAGCATCAGAGCAGGGACTACGGTTTTTGCTTCTATCAGCAAAACCTCTTGGTGAACCCATTGCTTGGGGCGGTCCGATTGTGATGAATACTCGTGAAGAATTAGATAAAGCTTTTAAAGAGCTTGAGGAAAATCGGTTCATTCAGTAA
- a CDS encoding nucleotidyltransferase domain-containing protein gives MISLLPYEKDINKIRSQLIEKFNPIDIILFGSCAKKRVRRGSDIDLCIIISTKNKRETTMEMYLAIESDIDIDFVLFTPDEWLTYKEDLTTFAGLIHRTGVSILDRYSEI, from the coding sequence GTGATATCATTGTTGCCTTATGAAAAAGATATTAATAAAATTAGAAGCCAGCTAATAGAAAAGTTTAACCCTATTGACATAATACTCTTTGGTTCTTGCGCTAAAAAAAGAGTACGACGAGGTAGCGACATCGACCTATGTATAATTATTTCAACCAAAAACAAAAGAGAAACAACTATGGAGATGTATCTAGCTATAGAAAGTGATATTGACATTGATTTTGTTCTTTTTACGCCTGATGAATGGCTGACTTATAAAGAGGATCTGACTACATTTGCTGGACTTATTCATAGAACGGGAGTGAGTATTCTTGATCGATACAGTGAAATATAA
- a CDS encoding cupin domain-containing protein, with amino-acid sequence MYHRYKPYPCPYHCNRPTYHRGNRYHPDMYNYPNNIYDGYNRYPDPYQVERPMCYPDPRRPLSKVRDYGPEPFVVNIEEATKQNKTYRTALWTGCYLQLTLMSIDVGDDIGLELHEDHDQFIRIEEGQGIVKMGDRKDQLNFQRKVYDDYAIFIPAGKWHNLINTGNRPLKLYSIYAPPEHPRGTVHVTKEDAK; translated from the coding sequence ATGTATCATAGATACAAACCATATCCCTGTCCCTACCATTGTAATAGGCCAACGTATCATCGGGGTAATAGGTATCACCCGGATATGTATAATTATCCAAACAATATATACGACGGCTATAATCGCTACCCAGATCCTTATCAGGTTGAAAGACCAATGTGTTATCCAGATCCGAGGAGACCCTTGAGCAAAGTAAGAGATTATGGACCAGAACCCTTTGTAGTCAATATTGAGGAAGCTACGAAGCAAAATAAGACTTATCGTACAGCCCTCTGGACAGGATGTTATTTGCAACTTACCCTAATGAGCATCGATGTTGGGGATGACATAGGTCTAGAGCTCCATGAAGACCACGACCAATTCATAAGAATTGAAGAAGGTCAAGGAATCGTTAAAATGGGAGATAGAAAAGACCAGTTGAATTTTCAAAGAAAAGTTTATGATGACTATGCCATATTTATCCCTGCAGGCAAATGGCACAATCTGATCAATACAGGCAATAGACCACTTAAATTATACTCAATTTATGCGCCGCCTGAGCATCCCCGTGGTACGGTTCATGTAACGAAAGAAGATGCTAAATAG
- a CDS encoding arsenate reductase family protein, translating into MNIQIWGTKKCQNTRKAERYFKERRIKFQFIDLNVKGLSKGELESVAKAVGAIDHLIDKEGKEYGRRNLKYLVHNVEEELLSNPLLFKTPIVRNGKKATLGYCPEQWGQWE; encoded by the coding sequence ATGAATATTCAAATCTGGGGAACAAAAAAGTGCCAGAATACCAGAAAAGCAGAACGCTACTTTAAGGAGCGCAGGATAAAATTTCAATTTATTGACTTGAACGTAAAAGGCTTAAGCAAAGGTGAGTTAGAAAGCGTAGCAAAAGCAGTCGGTGCTATAGATCATCTAATAGACAAAGAGGGCAAAGAATATGGTCGACGCAACTTGAAGTACTTAGTTCATAATGTTGAAGAAGAGCTATTAAGCAATCCTCTACTTTTTAAGACTCCCATTGTAAGAAATGGCAAAAAAGCTACCCTCGGCTATTGTCCTGAGCAATGGGGCCAGTGGGAGTGA
- a CDS encoding methyl-accepting chemotaxis protein, producing the protein MLTSIRVKLFLPIIVLVLLFSAIMGNQIMNLNQNYNMVQNLHQISFVTLHKSDELKLNVVQVQQWLTDISATRAAEGFDDGFLEAEEHAEYVRQLITELKELAPSKELELNSILHAFEPYYETGKIMAQAYIDGGPEKGNLFMEEFDTVALEINDKVDLFKADIDVEVEKNVEAIEKATKKVTYILSLSLAIGILVSIFTWLYISKSIIAPVKHVLSRVEDIADSNGDLTQQIKVNHNDEIGSLAHAVNRMQKTFGLIISRIKQESQSVNAIVQDSNHHILDLSAQIDNISATTEQLAAGMEQTAASSVTITNTTDAVSEAVNSISTKAQKGSSSVGEIRKRAEKLRQDSLASQAYANDTKDEIEKKLRIAIQQAQSVEKINVLSNAILQIASQTNLLAFNAAIEAARAGEAGRGFAVVAGEVQKLAENSTNIVTEIQITTKEVLSSVELLSQSSETILDFMSNRIVSDYNSMVHTADQYHHDAETVEELVADFAATSQALSLSIDEIRQSIIEISNSADQAANGSQNIAQSIAVIAEKFNQVQQSVQTTKESVNELEKMVSTFKVD; encoded by the coding sequence ATGTTAACAAGCATCCGTGTAAAACTTTTTTTGCCAATCATTGTATTGGTATTGCTTTTTTCTGCAATTATGGGAAACCAAATTATGAACTTGAATCAAAATTATAATATGGTTCAAAATTTACACCAAATATCTTTTGTTACACTTCATAAATCAGATGAGTTAAAATTGAATGTCGTTCAAGTGCAACAGTGGCTTACAGATATTAGTGCTACAAGAGCGGCTGAGGGCTTTGATGATGGATTTCTGGAAGCAGAAGAACATGCCGAGTACGTTAGACAACTGATTACAGAACTGAAAGAATTAGCCCCTTCTAAAGAGCTAGAGTTAAATTCTATTCTCCATGCCTTTGAGCCTTATTATGAAACTGGAAAAATCATGGCCCAGGCCTATATTGATGGTGGACCCGAGAAGGGCAACTTGTTTATGGAAGAGTTTGACACAGTTGCTCTAGAAATTAACGATAAAGTAGATCTTTTCAAAGCTGATATAGACGTTGAAGTGGAGAAGAATGTAGAGGCTATTGAAAAGGCTACGAAAAAAGTAACCTACATATTATCTCTATCCTTAGCGATTGGGATTTTGGTTTCTATCTTCACTTGGTTGTACATCTCCAAATCAATTATTGCTCCAGTCAAGCACGTTCTCTCAAGAGTGGAAGATATTGCTGATAGCAATGGTGATTTGACGCAGCAAATTAAAGTGAATCACAACGATGAAATAGGTTCTTTGGCCCACGCTGTAAATCGTATGCAAAAAACCTTTGGTCTTATAATAAGCCGTATTAAGCAAGAATCCCAATCTGTTAATGCAATTGTTCAAGACAGTAACCATCACATTCTTGATTTATCTGCGCAGATAGATAATATCTCAGCGACAACGGAACAATTGGCTGCTGGGATGGAGCAAACTGCGGCATCTTCCGTTACCATTACCAATACCACCGACGCTGTTTCTGAAGCCGTGAATTCCATTTCCACAAAAGCACAAAAGGGTTCGAGTTCAGTTGGGGAAATCCGAAAGCGTGCTGAAAAATTACGACAAGATTCACTGGCTTCTCAAGCTTATGCAAACGATACAAAAGATGAGATTGAAAAGAAACTACGCATTGCTATCCAACAGGCACAAAGTGTTGAAAAAATCAATGTTCTTTCCAACGCTATATTGCAAATTGCTTCTCAAACAAATCTTTTAGCCTTCAATGCTGCCATTGAAGCCGCTAGAGCTGGGGAAGCTGGTCGTGGATTTGCAGTAGTGGCCGGAGAAGTTCAAAAACTGGCCGAAAACTCAACGAATATCGTTACAGAGATACAAATAACGACGAAAGAAGTACTAAGTTCTGTTGAACTTTTATCCCAATCCTCAGAAACTATCCTTGATTTCATGTCGAACAGGATTGTTTCGGACTACAACTCTATGGTTCATACTGCAGATCAGTATCATCATGATGCTGAAACAGTTGAAGAACTAGTTGCTGATTTTGCAGCTACGTCGCAAGCGCTGAGCCTTTCCATCGATGAAATTCGACAGTCTATCATCGAGATATCAAATTCTGCAGACCAAGCAGCGAATGGCTCCCAAAATATTGCCCAAAGTATTGCGGTTATCGCAGAAAAATTCAATCAAGTTCAGCAATCTGTCCAAACTACGAAAGAAAGTGTCAATGAGCTAGAAAAAATGGTTTCAACTTTTAAAGTCGATTAG
- a CDS encoding methyl-accepting chemotaxis protein — MAESKTLLSPPNFDSEDKIGYGGVMKVKSEKNDLSARKLQEQRRRARTFAKQQQISERLTTASAELSSGVEESLSAVNELRQSMEEIAAGAQEASAASEESTAAVTQIVGSIDKSSAAAKESMEHSNVIQQKVALTAIDIKRLIEGVAKSAKRSEESAHLVAELENQAKEIGNIIETVVNIADQTNLLALNAAIEAARAGEYGSGFSVVADEVRTLAETSEKAANDIRQVIEQIQRDVKEIASSINGAVQIANSEVHNGMEITKKLDHMTTMFAEFVDGTNKVSVSINQLLNNTLEIEQGTKEIANTSEQQAAAATESQNALEELVKAMSDISQSALELNDMADDLKSSTDINKSAELLASAAEELSAAISQSSTSAKQILLAINMIHRGAEQQSTATEQSATSAQMAEREIQHISEVASTSEIKSKTTLQLLIEVKEQTEALITNISEGLETLHKNLKMIFTLNGLVRKIEKIVNTIDKVSIQTNMLAVNGAIEAAGAGEYGRGFAVVAGDIRNLALDSANNAENIKDLVRDIQDQLTSVTRDVELALEANRAEVEKARRITEEIIVIEKDAQVVYSGIVSINKVTTEIATAVEQAKKAIEQISTTARQATVSSKQAAGAGTEQEHGIAELAQAIEEIAAMADELQQ, encoded by the coding sequence ATGGCTGAATCAAAAACCTTACTATCACCACCGAACTTCGATTCTGAAGATAAAATTGGCTATGGCGGAGTTATGAAAGTGAAAAGTGAAAAAAATGATCTATCGGCACGAAAATTACAAGAGCAACGTCGAAGAGCACGTACTTTTGCCAAACAACAACAGATTTCAGAGCGCTTGACTACTGCATCAGCAGAGCTTTCATCGGGTGTAGAAGAATCGTTGTCTGCCGTGAATGAATTGCGGCAGTCTATGGAAGAGATTGCCGCAGGTGCCCAAGAAGCCAGCGCAGCTAGCGAAGAAAGTACAGCGGCGGTGACACAAATTGTTGGTAGCATCGATAAAAGCTCTGCTGCTGCAAAAGAATCGATGGAACACAGTAACGTCATTCAACAAAAGGTGGCTCTTACAGCCATTGATATTAAGCGACTTATAGAAGGTGTGGCAAAATCTGCCAAAAGAAGTGAGGAATCGGCTCATCTCGTAGCAGAACTGGAAAATCAAGCGAAAGAAATAGGAAACATTATAGAGACAGTCGTCAATATTGCCGACCAGACGAATCTACTAGCTTTGAATGCTGCTATAGAAGCAGCTCGAGCAGGTGAGTATGGCAGTGGCTTTTCTGTTGTAGCCGATGAAGTACGTACCTTAGCGGAAACATCAGAAAAAGCAGCCAATGATATTCGGCAAGTGATCGAACAGATTCAAAGAGATGTAAAAGAAATTGCTAGCTCCATCAACGGCGCTGTACAGATTGCCAATTCAGAAGTGCATAATGGTATGGAAATTACAAAGAAACTCGATCATATGACGACAATGTTTGCTGAGTTTGTCGACGGTACAAACAAAGTCAGCGTATCAATCAACCAGTTATTAAATAACACACTGGAAATAGAGCAAGGTACGAAAGAGATCGCCAACACATCAGAACAACAAGCGGCAGCAGCAACAGAGTCACAAAATGCCTTAGAGGAACTGGTTAAAGCAATGTCTGATATTAGCCAATCGGCTCTAGAACTGAATGATATGGCCGACGATCTCAAGTCTTCCACTGATATTAATAAGTCTGCAGAATTGCTTGCATCGGCGGCAGAAGAACTGTCAGCAGCGATTAGCCAATCAAGTACTTCTGCCAAACAAATCTTACTAGCCATTAATATGATTCATCGAGGGGCAGAACAACAGTCCACTGCTACGGAACAATCAGCAACATCAGCCCAGATGGCGGAAAGAGAGATCCAACATATTTCTGAAGTAGCGAGTACTTCGGAAATAAAATCGAAGACAACACTTCAATTATTAATCGAAGTGAAAGAGCAGACAGAGGCATTGATCACCAATATCAGCGAAGGTCTAGAAACACTACATAAAAACTTAAAAATGATTTTTACCTTAAATGGTCTTGTTCGCAAGATTGAAAAAATTGTCAACACCATTGACAAAGTCAGTATTCAAACAAACATGCTTGCTGTAAATGGTGCCATTGAAGCAGCCGGAGCAGGAGAATATGGTCGTGGCTTTGCTGTCGTAGCTGGTGATATTCGCAATTTGGCTTTAGATAGTGCGAATAATGCAGAAAACATCAAAGATCTTGTGAGAGATATACAAGATCAATTGACCAGTGTAACTCGCGATGTAGAACTAGCCCTAGAAGCGAATCGTGCAGAAGTTGAAAAAGCAAGGCGTATCACGGAAGAAATAATAGTGATTGAAAAGGACGCCCAAGTCGTCTACAGCGGCATTGTCTCCATTAATAAAGTAACTACAGAAATTGCAACAGCCGTAGAACAAGCAAAAAAAGCCATTGAACAGATCTCTACCACAGCAAGGCAAGCAACAGTGTCTAGCAAGCAAGCAGCGGGTGCTGGAACAGAGCAAGAACATGGTATCGCTGAATTGGCTCAAGCCATTGAAGAAATTGCTGCAATGGCTGATGAACTACAACAGTAA
- a CDS encoding chemotaxis protein CheW, with product MKTTQSVTTAVMADQYVTFSLGNEVYGLPIHHVREIIRPPKITVVPLAPKYIEGVTNLRGSIVQIMNGRILFNLQSTAKSKQTRIIVLMKEQRQLGYVVDRINGVENIESGSIDNYEDNESKQRWIEGVAKNKKNASIIMLLNTDELFSHTHSLTSTMQKKQDSSYDNHREHGNKVVLQRDQERERNNQVTVNKEVDIRQFVRFGVGHEEYGLSISDVRDIVRLPEKIDRLPGAPSYFLGLGLLRNQILPIFQMSKLLGIKASNSDNRSRVIIVHVHHGEKSYAAGLLVDSVSEILRLYASDVMPLPEVLRTKKTESIEGVCQFTEKKQIMYVVNLLTLIPWSEVEQFMVDQQVRADKETGDGIITPNLHIKKDNKKVSTHQQDLHLIFRIADEEFGLPVSQVKEILRVPEILSIPHAPEYIRGIANLRGQLITVLDLRVRLGLEPIQIVGQQRIIIAEQKNQYIGLIVDSIREVQKIRIKDIEECEVTAPDHDYANYLSGIAKLSDHRMVMLLHLKVVCLGKNDSLDE from the coding sequence GTGAAGACGACTCAATCGGTCACAACAGCGGTCATGGCGGATCAATATGTAACCTTTTCTTTAGGAAATGAAGTGTATGGTCTTCCAATTCACCATGTTCGTGAAATCATTCGACCGCCTAAAATCACGGTTGTACCACTTGCTCCCAAATATATTGAAGGTGTGACCAACTTACGTGGTTCTATCGTTCAAATTATGAATGGTCGTATCCTTTTTAATTTGCAAAGCACCGCAAAAAGCAAGCAGACACGGATCATAGTACTGATGAAAGAACAACGTCAACTAGGTTATGTGGTGGATAGAATTAATGGTGTAGAAAACATTGAAAGCGGAAGCATCGACAATTACGAAGATAACGAATCAAAGCAGCGATGGATCGAAGGTGTTGCAAAAAATAAAAAAAACGCTTCAATTATAATGCTACTCAACACGGACGAGCTTTTCAGCCATACGCATTCATTGACATCGACGATGCAAAAAAAACAGGATAGCTCTTATGACAACCATAGAGAACATGGCAATAAGGTAGTCTTGCAACGGGATCAGGAAAGAGAACGTAACAATCAAGTAACAGTCAACAAAGAAGTGGATATTCGGCAATTTGTTCGTTTCGGTGTAGGCCATGAAGAATATGGCCTTTCTATTTCCGACGTAAGAGATATTGTTCGTCTACCAGAAAAAATTGATCGATTGCCAGGTGCCCCCTCCTATTTCTTGGGGCTTGGCTTACTTAGAAATCAAATACTTCCTATTTTTCAGATGAGTAAGCTACTAGGAATTAAGGCGTCGAATTCAGACAATCGCTCCAGAGTCATTATCGTACATGTTCATCATGGAGAAAAAAGCTATGCAGCAGGATTGCTTGTAGACAGTGTTAGTGAAATATTGCGCCTCTATGCTAGTGATGTGATGCCCTTACCAGAGGTGCTACGAACCAAAAAAACAGAGTCGATAGAAGGAGTTTGTCAATTTACAGAAAAGAAGCAAATCATGTATGTCGTCAATCTTCTTACGCTAATTCCCTGGTCAGAAGTAGAACAATTTATGGTAGACCAGCAGGTAAGAGCGGACAAAGAGACTGGTGATGGCATCATTACGCCGAATCTTCACATAAAGAAAGATAATAAAAAGGTTTCAACACATCAACAAGATCTCCATCTCATTTTTCGAATTGCTGATGAAGAATTTGGATTGCCTGTTTCGCAAGTAAAAGAAATATTGCGTGTCCCTGAGATTTTGAGCATACCGCACGCACCAGAGTATATACGTGGTATTGCCAATTTGCGTGGTCAGCTCATTACGGTACTTGATTTGCGAGTTCGATTGGGATTAGAACCGATCCAGATAGTGGGGCAACAACGTATTATCATTGCTGAACAAAAGAACCAATATATTGGTTTGATCGTAGATAGCATTCGAGAAGTACAGAAAATACGAATCAAAGATATTGAAGAATGTGAAGTTACAGCACCAGACCATGACTATGCAAACTACTTATCAGGCATAGCAAAGCTAAGCGATCATCGCATGGTAATGCTCCTACATCTCAAGGTGGTTTGCCTAGGAAAGAATGATTCTCTTGATGAATAA